The window atttaagttctataattaatattttatgctaAATGTGTTGTAAATGTTCTGTACCACATGAAATCATGGGTAAAAGTAAGAAATTACACATAAGTCAAAATTACTGTGGCATGCCAGAGGTTCCCGGATTTGGGGAGTGACCAGGTGAGGAGGTACAAGGTGGACTAAAggtaacacaaaacaaatagtGCAACAAGAACATAAGAAataccaaaaaacaaacaggagttTACTGTACCAACCACTCAAGTTATCTAAGTACCACGGTGCAATGTCTCCCGTCCTCTGTCAGTTCATTAAAAACTATGGTTGCACCAGTGAAGAACTGAGGAGGTGGGAGTGGCCATGCTCCCACATACCAgaaatatttgacttttttaGTTCGTTTTGCAACTCTGCTgctaatttttatgtttaatgtgTTATTTCCACAAATTTATGCTATGATAACAATATACTACTTAGTCAAAACATTACCAGTCACAGGACTTCACACGAGGGCCACTGAACCCAGTTGCACAGTTAGCAGACAAGGGCAGTTAGTTAGTGTCAGGGATTCGCTCCCCAACGTTGATGTTAACCGGGCAATGACTGCATGTTTCTGTTGAAGTCAAAAATGGGAAATGACAGCAGCAGAGTGAATTGAATATTAGCCCAACCATTTACTCACTGATACCTCATGGTAAACAGGTAATCGAAAGTACGGAATATGAGGCTACATACTGTTGTTTGTCTAGAAGCGGATCTGTTATGCCAGTGCaattaatgtttttctgaaTCCATACTCATGCAAGTTCTACACAAGCTGAGTAGTGAAAATACAGTGTATAtgtgtaaaatactgaaataaacaaagGGGAAACGATGTGCATGCTGGATGACAGTTACTGACCTTCCCTTTAGCACTGTAGGGTCACAATCTCTTTACAACAAACCTTTAGCAACCCAATAACCGAAAGGGACAAAGACAGTGGCCGACTACAGCCAGGGCCCCACTCTCTGTGAGGCTCCAGCTGCGAAGAGAGCAGTGGAGGCAACAACAGACACTGTAAATCAAGCTCTCTCGCGTAACGCATTCTGGTGCTCTTAGTGGTCCACCCTTGCGTCGACAAGGCCGACCGGTAACACGGCACACAGTGGACGCCTCGTCCTCTGTCCTCAGCGGACCAGGGGGTCGCGGTGTACACTGCTGCCAGCACCGAAGGTGGCGGCGCTTAGCATAAGCCGTGAGTATTACTGGTGGGCCTTGCCAGCAAAAACGTAgaacaaaacaaagtcaaagAAAAGAGGGAGGGAACGACCGGTTGAAAATAATGAGGAACATGGCATCCGTTACTGTCAAAATGGATCAGCTGGACAGCAGGCCGAGGTCGAGAAGACAGGCGCTGTCCAAGAGAGGATGCGTCTTGGCTTGGCTAACTGCGAGAGCTACATACCTGTAGTTTGGTATAAGAAGCATTGACTAGTCCATTTCTCAGAATGGAGTGCCAGTTCTCTATATGGGAACCACTAGAGCAGGTacggagagagagaaaagacaaCGAGAGCCATGAATACAGACCAGTTCCCCAACATGCTGAAGCCTTGCCCGACTGGAGTTGCCTCAGGTTCTACAGCAGCTACGAAGTGTGCAAACACCCAGACACACAGAGTCCACCAGCCACATCTCTCGTCATTTCCAGTATGCCACTGGATTCGCTTGAAGACAATAAGACCAGAGCAGGGTAGCTAGATAGGGACATCAAGGGAAGTGTTAAAACCTGTTGTGTATTAGCTGGCAGTCTGTGGAAACAGCGTGATGGaaatttttactttcaaaagATAATGACAAGGCTACATATGTGGCCTTTGCAACCAACACTGAGAACCACCAAACACCAGCAAACACTTTCAGTAGCATCATCACCAAAAAACCtcaaagaaaagcagcacatcACAGTTAACTTTCATTTACGTGTTATTAAGCTATTCTATTTCTGGAATTACTTTCCTTAGCAAAAACAATAATCTCAGCAACATTTATTTGGAAATCGGGTCTGTGTGGAATAAACCAGCTTATATTATTCAGAGGAAATGGGTGAACTTCTGGTCACTAAAAACAAGTACATTTCAGCACAACTGCAGTGCAGCATCACTAGCCCATACTCTAGAGTAAGTGGGTTCCAGACACACAGCAGAGTAAATCTATATGGATCACATGGCACAGCTTGAGCATGCTTCTTCTTGCTGTCGCTGAAGACACTCTATAACCCGGAGCCTGTGGGGAAAAACAAGACGAAGGTTTGAGGCGATCTGGGGAGCCTGACTCACTGGAAGGCGAAGGTGCTGCCATAGAGCTTTTTGGCAGTGCGGAAGCGGGCCTCCTTGGCAGGGGGGCTGCTGAGCAGGAGGAACTGGTGGGACGTATGCATGAACTTGAGTTGCTGAGGAGATGCAGAGCAAAACACGGCCATCACATTACGCTATGCATCATGTGCGACTCTTACACTCCATGTGaaattgctgctgctgtgtttctgtgatgCCTTGTAACAAGGTCTACCACAGCAGGGCTAAACAGACCATATAAACAGATCATATTTTAGCCTCTGGTGGAAAAATGGATCAAGCACCAGACTTGCAGAAAGGTACTGAAATGGAATCAGGTAAATTTTGGTTCACTTACCCTACTCAGTGGCAGCTTGACAATGTGAGATCTGTTGCTTGAGATGAtcctgaaaaacaggaaatgtaCTCCATATGTCTCATTCAGAGCATATATATTTGGCTTTGCATAAGCGTAAGAGAGGCGTTGGTGGGCTCTGGTTTATATGTCTAACCAGACAAACACAAGCAGTCCACTTACTATAGTTCAGTGTTACACCTCAACCAGAACCCCACCTGCAGGGCATGGATAAACTCACCACTGAAGGAGAGGATGTGCCAGTGGATCAAGCTTGTCCAtctgttttttaatttctagATACGATCCCTGAAAAGAAGAGCAATGCGTCACTTTGCTGTCACCACTCTGCTTCTGTGTATCAACGAGCATCTTAAGGAAGTGCTTGTACATTATATGGATTATATTGTGTTGTGGattgtgtgttgtgtatgtgtAGATATGAATCAGAACAGAATTTGGTGTGCAGGTTATCGCTTCTAACAGTGCTTACAGTTTTCATTCTACCTGCCcacttcaataaatattttatttttctgcttgagCGAATTTAGTGTGCTCTCAATGTGAAGGCTGTGAGATGTTAAGGTGAGACGGGAATGCTGCACACACTGTAGCTCTCTCTGACCAGGGCCGAAGACCTCTGCTATGGTCTTTCAACGTGCACAGAGACAGCTGGCACGCAGTGCTTCGCACCTGTGTCATCTCTCTGATAGACATGACACTGTCCAGTGCTTTCTGTAGTCTTTCGTAATTCTTCTTCTATGGTCAGAAAGAAACGCAAGTGAGTTGATGGTCACGAGGACCAGAGGGGGCCACAAGGCACAGTTTCTCACAATCAAAAAGGTCAGTGCAGCCTTACTAGATACTGATTTCATAACATGCAGAGATGTTCCTGGATTCAAAAAAATAACATGGTGCAGAGTGACCACCTTGGGGTTGAAGGCCAGTGTTTTGGGGTCATTGGGGTCAACCACAGAGGGGTAGGGCTCAAAGATGATACTCTTGCGGGGGGACTCCAGGGCTGCTCTGCACATGGCCACTAGCAGGTCCACCACCTGGAGATCATCAAATGCCACTGTTGACACAAGTCACCAGCTGGGAACAAGAGAGCTTCTGAAAATTTTTGCCAGACTCCATTTAACCCAAATCTTATGTGTTagtccctcctcccttttccatTTCAAACCAAACACCAAGTCAAACATGTATCTGACATGTCATAACTGTAATGAATTCTGAAAGCTCCTAGACAGTGATACATGAGCACCCTTGCTAAATATTTACACCTTTCATCCCTaccctgtatttatttaaatctgtATGCGTGTTCCCTGATTCTGTCTATGCAGTAGCCCTATTATGTCTGATTTTgttgttaattaaaaacaatttataaaaaaataatagtggtacattattaataaaaaataatgtgtcgggatattaaaatatttaatcgAACATAACAAAGTACAGCACATGCCTGCTTATGGAATAATTCTGACCTCCAAAAATATTCATGATgttgaatttttatttcagtcacaGAACTCTAGATTAGCACATTCGGATACCCCCAAAGAGTTTTTGTGGTAGAAACACAGTGTAAAGGTCAGATCACATTTCTTTCGGTGTgtaatttgcataaaaataaaatgcctgTGATCATCCAGTGAGTTCAACAGCAGCATGGGGAACAGGACAGAATAATCTGGTCACCTCTGCACCTGTGGCCACCTCCTCCGCAGCTCCGGACATCACCCCCAGGGTGTAGAAAGAGAAGACACACAGCTCCCTGGTGCATACTGCTGGCTGCATGGGCAGAAGGACACGTGTACTGCGTTAGACACAAATATACTTGCATCTGCaatctcactctctctcacagtcacacacacacacacacacacacacacacgagcaaaCAGACCCAAGCGCACACGGTGTAATACAAAAACAGGCTAACATATTCAATCACGCACAGATAGAGTGCAAAGAGTACATCATTATCTACCAAGAAAGAGAACATTATTGCATAagcacacatgcagacacacacatacatatgcaaTGACACACAAGCAAGAATTACCATACAAGCATGTATTCATCTGCAATGATAGACAGGCATACACAACTATCCCACATTCTCTGTGCACAACCTCATGCACACATGCATGTGACTCTATTCGGAGAAACGAACATAACAGACGCACAGCTGTTTTGAACTTAGTTTATCTTAACATAATGGCTTTAGGTACAAAAACAATTTTAGCTCATCATGTCAAAATAATAAAGGTACCTTGAGCATTGAGCCATTTTGAAAGACGTGCTGCTCATCACAGACGACACAGTATTCGTTCAGCGTCGGTATCCGCTGCTCAGAGTACTTCATTATCTGACAGGAAAGAGGACACCGTTTCCCTGGCAGTCTCTACCACTGCTGCCACTGAGTGTGAACAGGAAGGCAGCGAGATCCACAGGAGAGCCAGTGATTTTGTCACGTACATCTTCAAAGGCAGGCTGAAGCACTCAGAACCTGGGATACATCTCTTAGCAGACAAAAGTCTGTGAAAGTAGCATAGTGCTAATCACAAACCTTTATTAGGAAAGTTTGATCCATTCTATAAACACCTTATTCTGATCAAAACACATACATTCAGCACCTGCTTCAACATGTCGTTCATACAATTACAGGAAATATCTATGAACCACCTTCTGACCAATacaagaaactgcaaaaacagcagTGATGTTAAATGGTGTATCAGTGAGAATGCAGCCATTAACCCACTGATGCCTTACGAAGACACTTCAATCCCTATTCCAGGTCTTGGCTGAATTAGGTCCTACCTGGACTAAGAAGCCATACTCCAAGGTAGGGATATTCTTGCAGTGGCCACCCGCCTGGgatgagaaaaataattcaATCAGCTGCTTCGTGGTAATCTGCGCTGGGGGCCTGGCCGCGGAGACAGCCACACTCTGATGGGTCAAGTGGAAACAAAGCATTATGGGAAAGGGAGCCAGCCACTTTGGGCAAGGGGGTAAGGAAGGGTTGGTTAAACAGGGTATTAGTTTGATTGGAGGAATTAGGGAATCAGGTGAGCACATGTTGTGTGTAGAGTGCCTCAACAAATTATCTACAGTTGATCACTTAGTGCAAATTAAAGTCATTTACTGATATACTTTAAAATTACACCTACTGGTGAGCTATGAAGTTGCTTGTTGGAAGTGAGCTCATAAAGAACACGCATTATATATGCGTTTTTCTTGTAAAAGCATGGCAATGTGAAAATGAGAGGTTATTagtttggggggtgcagtgggggcACAGCAAAGGCAGTGCTGAAGACACGGATAGGACTCGGACCTGACTGTTGGGTGGGTAGCTGAAGAGCTCCCCCTTGGGGTTCTTCATGGTACAAGAGACGGAGCGGTTCATGAGGCGCGTCACACGCAGCTCCGGTACTGCCAGTTTCCCTTTCAGAACTGTATCCTGGATCAGCGGGAAACTTGGAGACCTAGAGAAAGGCCAGGGCCCAAGGAGACACACGCCGATTTgcacacagttcacacacagGATACACGCACTTTGCACATAAGTTACAGAAAATTTACACACAGAATTGCGTCTACAAGCTCATCCAATGTGTTTTTTACATTGTCATATGTGACTGTATATATCTCATAACACTACTACGAGTGCTGATGATAAAGAATATGGTCCTTAATACAAAGCTTTATCTGTTTAATAGTCACTCTTACTAAAACTGACATATGGTGAACAGTGGGCCCACACCTGGAACATTCTGATTAAACCTGAAGTTATCAGcccagaaaaacaaataacatttacattcaattCAGTAGAGATAGTTGCAGATACTGATCACACTGCAAGATTTTTTGTTGCATAAAATGTGCTAAAACAAGCAAACTGAAGTGTAGAATGAAATCAGAATTTACAACGTGGAAATCATGGAAcgagggagagaaaaaatacTTAGGTATGGGGGAGAAGATGCTGAGACCGGCACGGAACTTCTTGATGGTGCCTCCAGCCTTGAACCAGCTATGTCTCTTCTCCTGCTGTGCCTTCAGGAACTCATTGCTTAGGTGCTTCCACTGTTGCGATGTGAACATGCTGAGGATCCTGTAGATATCAAGAGAGAAACCAAAGGTACTTGGGTTACACTGCAGCTGTTGTTAGCCATCCACATACCTGCATATTTATTCCGCttgctgtgtgttttattttaaaggaataCTTGATTGCTATTGCTGTAGATGTGTGGTGTTGACCATCCGTTCCAGAATGTGGCCTGATAAGATGTGCACCACGAAAAGCACTGTACTGCTGAGCAACTTAGTGGACAGGACGAAGGCTGAACAAAAGGGAGTGCTCACTTCTTCAGCTGCAAGCCCAGACTGAAGTTCTCCTTGTTGGATGGCTGGAAGACGTCCACTGACGGCTCTGAGGATGCAGGTAAGACCAAGACATGGGTACAGAATGAGATGAACATAAGCATACCGTGATATTTGCAGACAACAGGCATATTCTGTGAGACACGTACAAGCAGAAAGgaacgctcacacacacacacacacacacacacacacacacacacgcacacacaaagagtCATTCCAAGCTGTTCTGCCAGTGCTCACCAGGCCCATCAAGGTACTGAGAGAGTGAAAAGCGCAGACGGAGAATGATGGGTTCTGTTCGGATCACCTTCCATGCTGTCGCCACCTCTTCCTACGGATACACCCCCGGCAAAGCTGTCATTCTCACATTGTACCAACAGTGTGGAGTATGAGTAAATGATtttcagcactgctgaaaaACAGATTAGAGGAGACACtgagagaagtaaaaaaaaaaacaagagaaagaagCTCACATCCAAGAAACTGATGTTAATTTGCAGGTCAATGTCCACGTCATCAATTGTGCCATATTCCCTGTCAGAgacacagaggagaaaaaaaaccgaTGAGGAAATCGTGTAATGACCTCTGTGTGCACACAGCTTTGCTTCAAAGTGTTGGCTGATGATATTTTAATGGTTCAGATCTCCATGCACTTCTCTGtatgaaaacaacaacacacGCTGTGGACATCTGGAGTTTGGACAGATTTGATTTGAAGGGCCATACCTGACAGAGATGGCGCTGTCAGTGTAGATGTCCTTCACCGCTTCAATGTCAGCATCCAGCTGGGGGTGCCGGTAGAGATCGGCCGCACAACTCCCCTGCAGACACAGTTCAGCACAGTACGGCACAGCTTAGCACAGTTTAACTTACAGCACTTGGCATGGTGTGGTCAGGCATGCCTGCCAGCCACAACAAATAAGTTGTGTGCTTTTTTCACTacattctgatttatttatgtacCTTATTTTAGACTCCAATTCCCTGAACTAAATCGCTGCtgcagcaaacaaaaataataaaggcAATGCTGAAAGGACCAATGAGTCATTGGTGTTTGCTTCAGCACCACTATTAACTCTGTCCAGCCGGAGCAAGGATGGTGTGTTTGCGCCAGTGAATATTCACTGTAGCTGCATACAGAGTGGACAGCATGAAGAAAGAACCCTGTCATTACAGCAAATCTCAAATGTCAGCAGTAGCCATCCAAAGAACAAGTTCAGGAGCTTTGCTGTGCCTGTTGCAGTGAACCTGGTGTACCAACGGGTTAAGACACACGTCTgcattcaaaatgcaaaactgtaagatattttcatttttaccagtGACATCTCCTCTGAATAGCATGCAATGCCTCACTGAATGAGATTTTTTGGGGGCGGATCAGGAAGATGCTCTGTTCTTTCGTGACCAACTTGACCGTACTTCAAGAATCTGCACCCGTGTGTCTCCgtctgctggtgaaatgcacttttgcttactctgagatgtatgttgctctggcaaaaggtgtctgctaaatcaatgaaTGTGGCAcattaattttaagtttttacctgctgctgttcttcattCTCACCTACAGTGCAATAGCTAATGCCTCAATGAGAAAAGATACCAACCTGGATTCCATAAAGGAACTCCTCAGAGTCATTCTCCCCATCAGATTCCTCATCAGTCCAGCACTGGCCCTTGATGTCCTGCTTAATGCAAGGGCCAAGAGGATAGTCAGAATGCAATGTCCCTACAATACCATGATTCCTATCTCCTTTCCCGTACGTTTCTCCACAAAGCACCTCCCGAAACGCCACAAAAGTTCTTTTTTCCGTTTCTAATTCTCATCTATCAGACTAATCAGGGTGTCTTCCCTTTTGGTTCATCAAAAGTATTATTTTCCAAAcatatattcatgttttttccaGACTTGGGGTCATTTCAGCTGGAACAggtggtactgtagtggttagagctgctgcctttggacccaaatactgcaggtttgatccccactgctggctgtagtacctgtgagcaaggtacttatcataAACTGCCCCGggaaaaattattcagctgtataaatgggtaaataattataagcttgtaataattgttaccttaacattgtaagtcactttggagaaaagcatcagttaaatgtataaatgtaaatttcacttTCAGGACAGTGCTAGACAAAAAACTGGTTTCTCAATTCAATGTGGACTATTCTTATAAACTATCACAAGGGGATGAGAATACATTTAGCCATCACTGAGAGACAAAGTGTACAGtgtaacaaacaaacagatggtattaaaacaaaaaaaaatttacaggcAATCCATAAAGTAAAGTGGTAAGAGGAGTACTCACGCTCACTGACATCAAGTATCgtcaataaaataataaaactgtatgCTTCACCTACTGGAACCTGAGGCTGATTTTGTTAAAGTGATGTACCTGAAACCATTTTCCGGTCATATCACAAGGTACACAGTACAGGACCCACCATTGGATCTGGGATTCAGAGGCACTTCTCGGACACGGCGCAAGTTTTCCCGTCCATTCCAGCTGCTGCTAGCGCTAGAGAGGGAGCGAGGCGTTGGAGGAACTGAGTCACAGGTGGAGGTCACTGTCCTTCACCCTCTACCTCGCTCGAGTGCCTGTCTCCCTGGCAACCGCTGCTGAAATGTTTGTCACAAAAGAGaaacagtaaaagtaaaaaaaaaaaaaaataattaaaaaaaagtcacaaaaaagaaaagcttaaactatcataataaaaaaacaataattcatTATTGTGCTGAGAATTCCTTGAAAGGAGCAGTAATTATTCCAAATTATATTTCCTACAGGTTAACAGTCAAAAGAATGTTGGATGGAGAACAGAAAGAGAATAAGAGAAAAGACTTGTCTTTTCAATATGGCTTCATATATTATCTTATATGCAGTCTTTTCCGTTCTTTTTTAATAATCGACATTCCACCTTGTGTATCCTAGCAACAACCAGTTTCTGTCCTCTGCTGCCAATACATTAATCACTACGTGAGTCTTTGTCTGAGGAAGCATGCTTCTGTGTGGGCTTTTCTGCGTGGGTCTTTCTTCAGTGTCACACATGTTCCCTCCAAAAATACACGCACTTCATCAAGGCTGTTTGCAacgaaaaaaaggaaaagggacaTATTACACCTGgagatgtatgtgtgtgagagaatgtgtgaatgtgtaataTATAATAGGAAATTTCGGCATCTGTATTTTCCCCGTTTTTCAGTGTCTGGCGACGGTAGAGATGCACTCAACTGCATTTGCTAGCATACCTCTATGAAATGAGCAGCTTGCCAATTTGTGTACAAAACACTTCATAAACCTGGATATGTTACATAACCCACCCCATTTTTTCGAATAGCCAATGATTTCAATATGTTAAGAACTTCttgtttgggtgttttttttccttttatacagTCCATGTTATTGATGTGATTGACAGTATATTTGAAAAGCACTAAAAACAGTACAATATTTTGACAGAGTAGCTTAATAACTGGCTACAGATGAGAGCTTCAGCTCAATGAACCAAtgtcaatgtttattttttgttactgGTTTGCTTAACATGAACTTCTACCACTTTCTACAGGCGCAGCCCCCTTTTCTGAATATGGGCGcaagaca of the Scleropages formosus chromosome 7, fSclFor1.1, whole genome shotgun sequence genome contains:
- the LOC108926321 gene encoding protein mono-ADP-ribosyltransferase PARP6 isoform X4 produces the protein MDIKGQCWTDEESDGENDSEEFLYGIQGSCAADLYRHPQLDADIEAVKDIYTDSAISVREYGTIDDVDIDLQINISFLDEEVATAWKVIRTEPIILRLRFSLSQYLDGPEPSVDVFQPSNKENFSLGLQLKKILSMFTSQQWKHLSNEFLKAQQEKRHSWFKAGGTIKKFRAGLSIFSPIPKSPSFPLIQDTVLKGKLAVPELRVTRLMNRSVSCTMKNPKGELFSYPPNSQAGGHCKNIPTLEYGFLVQIMKYSEQRIPTLNEYCVVCDEQHVFQNGSMLKPAVCTRELCVFSFYTLGVMSGAAEEVATGAEVVDLLVAMCRAALESPRKSIIFEPYPSVVDPNDPKTLAFNPKKKNYERLQKALDSVMSIREMTQGSYLEIKKQMDKLDPLAHPLLQWIISSNRSHIVKLPLSRQLKFMHTSHQFLLLSSPPAKEARFRTAKKLYGSTFAFHGSHIENWHSILRNGLVNASYTKLQLHGAAYGKGIYLSPISSISFGYSGMGKGQHRMPSKDELVQRYNRMNTIPQTRPIQSRFLQSRNLNCIALCEVITSKDLQKHGNIWVCPVSDHVCTRFFFVYEDGQVGDANINTQEPKIQKEIMRVIGTQIYSS
- the LOC108926321 gene encoding protein mono-ADP-ribosyltransferase PARP6 isoform X2 translates to MDIKGQCWTDEESDGENDSEEFLYGIQGSCAADLYRHPQLDADIEAVKDIYTDSAISVREYGTIDDVDIDLQINISFLDEEVATAWKVIRTEPIILRLRFSLSQYLDGPEPSVDVFQPSNKENFSLGLQLKKILSMFTSQQWKHLSNEFLKAQQEKRHSWFKAGGTIKKFRAGLSIFSPIPKSPSFPLIQDTVLKGKLAVPELRVTRLMNRSVSCTMKNPKGELFSYPPNSQSVAVSAARPPAQITTKQLIELFFSSQAGGHCKNIPTLEYGFLVQIMKYSEQRIPTLNEYCVVCDEQHVFQNGSMLKPAVCTRELCVFSFYTLGVMSGAAEEVATGAEVVDLLVAMCRAALESPRKSIIFEPYPSVVDPNDPKTLAFNPKKKNYERLQKALDSVMSIREMTQGSYLEIKKQMDKLDPLAHPLLQWIISSNRSHIVKLPLSRQLKFMHTSHQFLLLSSPPAKEARFRTAKKLYGSTFAFHGSHIENWHSILRNGLVNASYTKLQLHGAAYGKGIYLSPISSISFGYSGMGKGQHRMPSKDELVQRYNRMNTIPQTRPIQSRFLQSRNLNCIALCEVITSKDLQKHGNIWVCPVSDHVCTRFFFVYEDGQVGDANINTQEPKIQKEIMRVIGTQIYSS
- the LOC108926321 gene encoding protein mono-ADP-ribosyltransferase PARP6 isoform X5, whose protein sequence is MDIKGQCWTDEESDGENDSEEFLYGIQGSCAADLYRHPQLDADIEAVKDIYTDSAISVREYGTIDDVDIDLQINISFLDEEVATAWKVIRTEPIILRLRFSLSQYLDGPEPSVDVFQPSNKENFSLGLQLKKILSMFTSQQWKHLSNEFLKAQQEKRHSWFKAGGTIKKFRAGLSIFSPIPKSPSFPLIQDTVLKGKLAVPELRVTRLMNRSVSCTMKNPKGELFSYPPNSQSVAVSAARPPAQITTKQLIELFFSSQAGGHCKNIPTLEYGFLVQIMKYSEQRIPTLNEYCVVCDEQHVFQNGSMLKPAVCTRELCVFSFYTLGVMSGAAEEVATGAEVVDLLVAMCRAALESPRKSIIFEPYPSVVDPNDPKTLAFNPKKKNYERLQKALDSVMSIREMTQGSYLEIKKQMDKLDPLAHPLLQWIISSNRSHIVKLPLSRQLKFMHTSHQFLLLSSPPAKEARFRTAKKLYGSTFAFHGSHIENWHSILRNGLVNASYTKLQGWGKDSTACPLRMSWCSDTIA
- the LOC108926321 gene encoding protein mono-ADP-ribosyltransferase PARP6 isoform X1, with amino-acid sequence MDIKGQCWTDEESDGENDSEEFLYGIQGSCAADLYRHPQLDADIEAVKDIYTDSAISVREYGTIDDVDIDLQINISFLDEEVATAWKVIRTEPIILRLRFSLSQYLDGPEPSVDVFQPSNKENFSLGLQLKKILSMFTSQQWKHLSNEFLKAQQEKRHSWFKAGGTIKKFRAGLSIFSPIPKSPSFPLIQDTVLKGKLAVPELRVTRLMNRSVSCTMKNPKGELFSYPPNSQSVAVSAARPPAQITTKQLIELFFSSQAGGHCKNIPTLEYGFLVQIMKYSEQRIPTLNEYCVVCDEQHVFQNGSMLKPAVCTRELCVFSFYTLGVMSGAAEEVATGAEVVDLLVAMCRAALESPRKSIIFEPYPSVVDPNDPKTLAFNPKKKNYERLQKALDSVMSIREMTQGSYLEIKKQMDKLDPLAHPLLQWIISSNRSHIVKLPLSRQLKFMHTSHQFLLLSSPPAKEARFRTAKKLYGSTFAFHGSHIENWHSILRNGLVNASYTKLQLHGAAYGKGIYLSPISSISFGYSGMGKGQHRMPSKDELVQRYNRMNTIPQWVAGLNPGEGECYAVVRSIKTRPIQSRFLQSRNLNCIALCEVITSKDLQKHGNIWVCPVSDHVCTRFFFVYEDGQVGDANINTQEPKIQKEIMRVIGTQIYSS
- the LOC108926321 gene encoding protein mono-ADP-ribosyltransferase PARP6 isoform X3, encoding MDIKGQCWTDEESDGENDSEEFLYGIQGSCAADLYRHPQLDADIEAVKDIYTDSAISVREYGTIDDVDIDLQINISFLDEEVATAWKVIRTEPIILRLRFSLSQYLDGPEPSVDVFQPSNKENFSLGLQLKKILSMFTSQQWKHLSNEFLKAQQEKRHSWFKAGGTIKKFRAGLSIFSPIPKSPSFPLIQDTVLKGKLAVPELRVTRLMNRSVSCTMKNPKGELFSYPPNSQAGGHCKNIPTLEYGFLVQIMKYSEQRIPTLNEYCVVCDEQHVFQNGSMLKPAVCTRELCVFSFYTLGVMSGAAEEVATGAEVVDLLVAMCRAALESPRKSIIFEPYPSVVDPNDPKTLAFNPKKKNYERLQKALDSVMSIREMTQGSYLEIKKQMDKLDPLAHPLLQWIISSNRSHIVKLPLSRQLKFMHTSHQFLLLSSPPAKEARFRTAKKLYGSTFAFHGSHIENWHSILRNGLVNASYTKLQLHGAAYGKGIYLSPISSISFGYSGMGKGQHRMPSKDELVQRYNRMNTIPQWVAGLNPGEGECYAVVRSIKTRPIQSRFLQSRNLNCIALCEVITSKDLQKHGNIWVCPVSDHVCTRFFFVYEDGQVGDANINTQEPKIQKEIMRVIGTQIYSS
- the LOC108926321 gene encoding protein mono-ADP-ribosyltransferase PARP6 isoform X6; its protein translation is MDIKGQCWTDEESDGENDSEEFLYGIQGSCAADLYRHPQLDADIEAVKDIYTDSAISVREYGTIDDVDIDLQINISFLDEEVATAWKVIRTEPIILRLRFSLSQYLDGPEPSVDVFQPSNKENFSLGLQLKKILSMFTSQQWKHLSNEFLKAQQEKRHSWFKAGGTIKKFRAGLSIFSPIPKSPSFPLIQDTVLKGKLAVPELRVTRLMNRSVSCTMKNPKGELFSYPPNSQSVAVSAARPPAQITTKQLIELFFSSQAGGHCKNIPTLEYGFLVQIMKYSEQRIPTLNEYCVVCDEQHVFQNGSMLKPAVCTRELCVFSFYTLGVMSGAAEEVATGAEVVDLLVAMCRAALESPRKSIIFEPYPSVVDPNDPKTLAFNPKKKNYERLQKALDSVMSIREMTQGSYLEIKKQMDKLDPLAHPLLQWIISSNRSHIVKLPLSRQLKFMHTSHQFLLLSSPPAKEARFRTAKKLYGSTFAFQDGERTAPHAL